CCGTCATGCACCTCTCCCAGCGGGCCGTGCTGGCTGAACGCCTGGCCGGACAACCCGATTTTCCGCCAGTCCGCCTGATCGTACAGGGCAAAGAACTTGGCCTGGCCCGCCATCCAGGTGCTGGTCCTGAGCATGGCCTGGGTCAGTTCATGGGACAGATCCGGGGTAAATAAAATCGTGGCCCCGGCCAGGCGGGGCGGTATGGCCAAAATCACCTGATTTGCTCGAAAAACGCTTTGGGGCGGGTCTCCGATTTTTCCCACAAGGACCGCCACATGGTCTGTCATTTTTTCAATGCCGCACACCGGATGGCTCAAGCGCACCACCCCTTCGGGCAAATGTTGATACAGGCCGTTCACCAGCGTGATCATGCCGCCGGATATGCGCCACCCTTCCGGTTCCATGGGATATCCGGGAATGGTTCTGGCATGCCCGTCCACGGCCTGAAACCTGCCGTGACCGGTTTCATACTGGGGGTATCCGGTCAAACCTAAGTTCCGGACCAGCTGGTCTATTTTAGGATTAATGGCCGGCCAGTACCAGGATGGGCCCAGGTCGGGAGAATATCCCTGATACTTTGGACACAGGATTCGGCCGCCCACCCGGTCCCGGGCCTCGAAAATCACAAAGGACCGGTTTGCTTTTGCCAGAAGCGAGGCCGCATATATTCCGCTCAAACCCGCCCCGATGATCAGGGTATCTACTGTTTCAACCGTCATGAGACCGTTGCATATGCCACGGCTTCCTGTGCATGGATCACTGTGGTATCCACCAGTTTTACCAAGGTGTCCTCCTGCTGAATCAGCATCCCGATTTCCGTGCCCCCCAGCAGTCCGATTGTTTTCATATGTTGCTCCGGTTTAAAATATGGATGATCCGCTGTTATACGCCTTTTTTATTCATCATATACGCACAAAACCAAATTTTCAAACATCGATGGTATTTTCACGCTGATCATGACACTAAAAAATTGGACTTTCAAATTTTTCCGTTGAATGATAAAGATATTTTTTTAAAAAATTTGACCCCGGTGCAATATTTCCAAACCATGAAATCCGATACCCTGAAA
Above is a window of Desulfotignum balticum DSM 7044 DNA encoding:
- a CDS encoding flavin monoamine oxidase family protein, which produces MTVETVDTLIIGAGLSGIYAASLLAKANRSFVIFEARDRVGGRILCPKYQGYSPDLGPSWYWPAINPKIDQLVRNLGLTGYPQYETGHGRFQAVDGHARTIPGYPMEPEGWRISGGMITLVNGLYQHLPEGVVRLSHPVCGIEKMTDHVAVLVGKIGDPPQSVFRANQVILAIPPRLAGATILFTPDLSHELTQAMLRTSTWMAGQAKFFALYDQADWRKIGLSGQAFSQHGPLGEVHDGSNGPGKPFGLTGFVGIPAAQRRDRQQMVQAILLQLQILYGENAQHPAAVFYRDWAMEPFTATEYDQRAAHAHPVYEPPSGRTDIWDGRVCFAGTETSDHFGGYLEGALASAQRAVKGIL